The segment GCTGCTTGTAGAAAATACATTGATGAAAAAAAGTATGGCAAATACTTTATTCACTCAACAGGACATGGAATTGGATTAGAAGTTCATGAACTACCTACAATTTCTTATCGAAGTGATACAAAACTAAAAGAAAATATGGCAATTACAGTTGAACCTGGAATCTATATTGAAAATAAGTTTGGAATTAGAATAGAAGATTCTTTAATTGTAAAAGATCGTCCAATAATTATGCACAAATTTACTAAAGATCTAGTTACAATTTGAGGCTAATCATAAAAATCAACCAAGTCTATGATGTATTTTGATTCTAAATTATTAGATGTAATTTTTTTTGAATTAATATCAACTGTCCAATCAAAATTCATCTCTCCCTTATGTGATTTAAAATCTAACAAAACTTGATATTTTTCTGAATCAATCTTTGAGACAATCAAATTTACTGTAGTTTTTTTGTCATCAAAAATTTTTTCATTAGGATATTCTTCTACAATTTTATTAGATATTGCATCTAATACTGTTAACCCCGATTCATTTGGACCATTATAATTCATTAAAATCTCAACAGGGAGTTTTTGTTCTTCAGACAGTTCAGGAAAGTTGCTTTGTAAATCTCCTTTTGTTAATTCAGGAATTACAAACACAACAAATAGTGCAAGAATTGCTAGATAAATTGGAGCCCTCTTTTTTAGAAATGCCTTAAAATCTGATTTCTTTGGTTTTTCTTCCTTTCTCTTTTTGTCTTTGACCAATTTATCTCCTAAATAACTAGTGTTTTGCAGTTAAAATTAAAACTTGCCAAGGAAATAGAATGATTTCATTTTTCTTTGTATACTGAGTAGTCTTTTCTTTAACTAGCTGTTTTAGCTCTTTTCTTTTTAAATAATTTAATGAATCTAGTTTTTCTTTGAGTGGTTTTGCAATGTATTTCATATAGTTTCTCCAGTAGTCTTCAAATTTTCCTGGACTATATTCAAAAACATATTCTTTTACTAATATTTTTGAAAATCCTGCTTTTTTAATTTCAGCATTTAATGCTGATTTTGTTCCAAATCTATCAAGATTTGGTGATCCGGGAGGAACATAATCTGGAATAAATTTTGTTACAGAATCTAAAATACTGCTAAAAAATGGAACTTTACTTCCATGAACAGAAATTCCAATTTTTCCATCTTTTTTGAGGCTATTT is part of the Nitrosopumilus sp. genome and harbors:
- a CDS encoding methyltransferase domain-containing protein encodes the protein MRFNQTEYKQRNMKIWNEVAPRYHKRWASINKGPFQSTRKLIELVNIKKGNSVLDVACGTGVVTKEIHKKIGNSGTVIGIDASNTAIKIAKKWNIKKSNLDFLNSDAENFSFTKKFDIITCQYALFFFPNSQKALKNMKNSLKKDGKIGISVHGSKVPFFSSILDSVTKFIPDYVPPGSPNLDRFGTKSALNAEIKKAGFSKILVKEYVFEYSPGKFEDYWRNYMKYIAKPLKEKLDSLNYLKRKELKQLVKEKTTQYTKKNEIILFPWQVLILTAKH